In a single window of the Euwallacea fornicatus isolate EFF26 chromosome 5, ASM4011564v1, whole genome shotgun sequence genome:
- the zyd gene encoding sodium/potassium/calcium exchanger 3 isoform X3 → MQDCNKNYGLNCTPPAIDDFPPDLFTEGQRREGAILVHIIVSLYLFVALAVVCDNYFVPAVEKICHAFNMSADVAGATFMAAATSAPELFVNVIGTFITEGDIGVGTIVGSAVFNILAVAACCGVSAGICGVKVIPLDWWPLTRDCLAYGITVSILICIIHDERIEWYEALILVFLYVVYILIMYFDKSIQKFAKASLKHVQRLPKSERKNSNSQENNRNNKDHASEIESNINPSHLNGSLKVDALEISELREEPPKLELSSRDIEEELPFWKWPKDKGSFSQITWIITWPIRLIFFLTIPDCEKPNLKKWFPVTFLMCIIWIGSLSYIVAWMITIIGDTLRIPDSVMGITFLAAGTSVPEAVSSVIVTRQGHGSMGISNSIGSNTFDILLCLGLPWFIKATFMPTIAGKQWVGINSAGIEYSAISLLSSLLMLYVVFALNKFRLDKRVGVICLLMYAVFLILASLIELNAFFRVNLPTCGR, encoded by the exons ATGCAGGactgcaataaaaattacg GACTTAATTGTACTCCACCGGCCATTGATGATTTTCCTCCGGATTTGTTCACAGAAGGTCAAAGACGAGAAGGAGCCATCTTAGTTCATATAATAGTTTCGTTATATCTATTCGTTGCTTTAGCTGTAGTCTGTGATAATTACTTCGTACCAGCAGTAGAAAAAATCTGCCATG CATTTAACATGTCAGCCGACGTCGCTGGTGCCACTTTCATGGCGGCAGCCACTTCGGCGCCTGAACTCTTCGTCAATGTTATCGGAACCTTCATCACCGAAGGTGACATAGGGGTAGGAACCATAGTAGGATCTGCCGTATTTAATATCCTAGCAGTAGCTGCGTGTTGTGGCGTTAGTGCTGGAATA TGTGGAGTCAAAGTGATTCCATTGGACTGGTGGCCATTGACTAGAGACTGTTTAGCGTATGGTATCACAGTTTCTATTCTTATATGCATAATCCACGATGAGAGAATCGAGTGGTACGAGGCTCTGATTTTAGTGTTTCTCTACGTTGTTTACATATTGATAATGTACTTCGATAAGTCCATTCAAAAGTTTGCCAAAG CTTCACTAAAGCACGTACAAAGACTACCAAAATCAGAgaggaaaaattcaaactcgcaggaaaataacagaaataaCAAAG ATCACGCTTCAGAAATTGAGTCGAACATCAATCCCTCACATCTAAATGGATCATTGAAGGTAGATGCCCTGGAAATTAGTGAATTGAGGGAGGAACCTCCAAAATTGGAATTGAGCAGTAGAGACATTGAGGAGGAATTGCCCTTTTGGAAGTGGCCCAAAGATAAAGGAAGTTTCAGTCAG ATCACATGGATTATTACTTGGCCAATTCGCCTCATTTTCTTCTTGACCATACCTGATTGTGAGAAAcccaacttaaaaaaatggtttccTGTAACATTTCTGATGTGTATCATCTGGATAGGATCGCTGTCTTATATTGTGGCTTGGATGATTACTATTATAG GAGATACCTTACGAATCCCAGATTCGGTAATGGGAATAACTTTCTTGGCAGCTGGAACCAGTGTTCCCGAAGCAGTATCCAGTGTTATCGTAACTAGACAAG GTCACGGCTCTATGGGTATAAGCAACTCGATCGGCTCCAACACTTTTGACATCCTGCTATGCTTAGGTCTACCATGGTTCATTAAAGCCACTTTTATGCCCACAATTGCAGGGAAACAATGG GTTGGTATCAACTCGGCTGGCATAGAATACAGCGCCATTTCACTGCTCTCCTCCCTGCTTATGCTATACGTGGTGTTTGCCCTTAACAAATTCAGATTGGATAAACGCGTGGGGGTGATTTGCCTGTTGATGTATGCGGTGTTTCTTATTTTAGCGAGTTTGATCGAACTCAACGCATTCTTCAGGGTTAACTTGCCGACATGCGGACGATGA
- the zyd gene encoding sodium/potassium/calcium exchanger 3 isoform X2, with protein MDFGTLAAGLNCTPPAIDDFPPDLFTEGQRREGAILVHIIVSLYLFVALAVVCDNYFVPAVEKICHAFNMSADVAGATFMAAATSAPELFVNVIGTFITEGDIGVGTIVGSAVFNILAVAACCGVSAGICGVKVIPLDWWPLTRDCLAYGITVSILICIIHDERIEWYEALILVFLYVVYILIMYFDKSIQKFAKASLKHVQRLPKSERKNSNSQENNRNNKDHASEIESNINPSHLNGSLKVDALEISELREEPPKLELSSRDIEEELPFWKWPKDKGSFSQITWIITWPIRLIFFLTIPDCEKPNLKKWFPVTFLMCIIWIGSLSYIVAWMITIIGDTLRIPDSVMGITFLAAGTSVPEAVSSVIVTRQGHGSMGISNSIGSNTFDILLCLGLPWFIKATFMPTIAGKQWVGINSAGIEYSAISLLSSLLMLYVVFALNKFRLDKRVGVICLLMYAVFLILASLIELNAFFRVNLPTCGR; from the exons ATGGATTTCGGAACTTTGGCAGCAG GACTTAATTGTACTCCACCGGCCATTGATGATTTTCCTCCGGATTTGTTCACAGAAGGTCAAAGACGAGAAGGAGCCATCTTAGTTCATATAATAGTTTCGTTATATCTATTCGTTGCTTTAGCTGTAGTCTGTGATAATTACTTCGTACCAGCAGTAGAAAAAATCTGCCATG CATTTAACATGTCAGCCGACGTCGCTGGTGCCACTTTCATGGCGGCAGCCACTTCGGCGCCTGAACTCTTCGTCAATGTTATCGGAACCTTCATCACCGAAGGTGACATAGGGGTAGGAACCATAGTAGGATCTGCCGTATTTAATATCCTAGCAGTAGCTGCGTGTTGTGGCGTTAGTGCTGGAATA TGTGGAGTCAAAGTGATTCCATTGGACTGGTGGCCATTGACTAGAGACTGTTTAGCGTATGGTATCACAGTTTCTATTCTTATATGCATAATCCACGATGAGAGAATCGAGTGGTACGAGGCTCTGATTTTAGTGTTTCTCTACGTTGTTTACATATTGATAATGTACTTCGATAAGTCCATTCAAAAGTTTGCCAAAG CTTCACTAAAGCACGTACAAAGACTACCAAAATCAGAgaggaaaaattcaaactcgcaggaaaataacagaaataaCAAAG ATCACGCTTCAGAAATTGAGTCGAACATCAATCCCTCACATCTAAATGGATCATTGAAGGTAGATGCCCTGGAAATTAGTGAATTGAGGGAGGAACCTCCAAAATTGGAATTGAGCAGTAGAGACATTGAGGAGGAATTGCCCTTTTGGAAGTGGCCCAAAGATAAAGGAAGTTTCAGTCAG ATCACATGGATTATTACTTGGCCAATTCGCCTCATTTTCTTCTTGACCATACCTGATTGTGAGAAAcccaacttaaaaaaatggtttccTGTAACATTTCTGATGTGTATCATCTGGATAGGATCGCTGTCTTATATTGTGGCTTGGATGATTACTATTATAG GAGATACCTTACGAATCCCAGATTCGGTAATGGGAATAACTTTCTTGGCAGCTGGAACCAGTGTTCCCGAAGCAGTATCCAGTGTTATCGTAACTAGACAAG GTCACGGCTCTATGGGTATAAGCAACTCGATCGGCTCCAACACTTTTGACATCCTGCTATGCTTAGGTCTACCATGGTTCATTAAAGCCACTTTTATGCCCACAATTGCAGGGAAACAATGG GTTGGTATCAACTCGGCTGGCATAGAATACAGCGCCATTTCACTGCTCTCCTCCCTGCTTATGCTATACGTGGTGTTTGCCCTTAACAAATTCAGATTGGATAAACGCGTGGGGGTGATTTGCCTGTTGATGTATGCGGTGTTTCTTATTTTAGCGAGTTTGATCGAACTCAACGCATTCTTCAGGGTTAACTTGCCGACATGCGGACGATGA
- the zyd gene encoding sodium/potassium/calcium exchanger 3 isoform X5, whose protein sequence is MFSSKSGLNCTPPAIDDFPPDLFTEGQRREGAILVHIIVSLYLFVALAVVCDNYFVPAVEKICHAFNMSADVAGATFMAAATSAPELFVNVIGTFITEGDIGVGTIVGSAVFNILAVAACCGVSAGICGVKVIPLDWWPLTRDCLAYGITVSILICIIHDERIEWYEALILVFLYVVYILIMYFDKSIQKFAKASLKHVQRLPKSERKNSNSQENNRNNKDHASEIESNINPSHLNGSLKVDALEISELREEPPKLELSSRDIEEELPFWKWPKDKGSFSQITWIITWPIRLIFFLTIPDCEKPNLKKWFPVTFLMCIIWIGSLSYIVAWMITIIGDTLRIPDSVMGITFLAAGTSVPEAVSSVIVTRQGHGSMGISNSIGSNTFDILLCLGLPWFIKATFMPTIAGKQWVGINSAGIEYSAISLLSSLLMLYVVFALNKFRLDKRVGVICLLMYAVFLILASLIELNAFFRVNLPTCGR, encoded by the exons atgttcagttCAAAAAGCG GACTTAATTGTACTCCACCGGCCATTGATGATTTTCCTCCGGATTTGTTCACAGAAGGTCAAAGACGAGAAGGAGCCATCTTAGTTCATATAATAGTTTCGTTATATCTATTCGTTGCTTTAGCTGTAGTCTGTGATAATTACTTCGTACCAGCAGTAGAAAAAATCTGCCATG CATTTAACATGTCAGCCGACGTCGCTGGTGCCACTTTCATGGCGGCAGCCACTTCGGCGCCTGAACTCTTCGTCAATGTTATCGGAACCTTCATCACCGAAGGTGACATAGGGGTAGGAACCATAGTAGGATCTGCCGTATTTAATATCCTAGCAGTAGCTGCGTGTTGTGGCGTTAGTGCTGGAATA TGTGGAGTCAAAGTGATTCCATTGGACTGGTGGCCATTGACTAGAGACTGTTTAGCGTATGGTATCACAGTTTCTATTCTTATATGCATAATCCACGATGAGAGAATCGAGTGGTACGAGGCTCTGATTTTAGTGTTTCTCTACGTTGTTTACATATTGATAATGTACTTCGATAAGTCCATTCAAAAGTTTGCCAAAG CTTCACTAAAGCACGTACAAAGACTACCAAAATCAGAgaggaaaaattcaaactcgcaggaaaataacagaaataaCAAAG ATCACGCTTCAGAAATTGAGTCGAACATCAATCCCTCACATCTAAATGGATCATTGAAGGTAGATGCCCTGGAAATTAGTGAATTGAGGGAGGAACCTCCAAAATTGGAATTGAGCAGTAGAGACATTGAGGAGGAATTGCCCTTTTGGAAGTGGCCCAAAGATAAAGGAAGTTTCAGTCAG ATCACATGGATTATTACTTGGCCAATTCGCCTCATTTTCTTCTTGACCATACCTGATTGTGAGAAAcccaacttaaaaaaatggtttccTGTAACATTTCTGATGTGTATCATCTGGATAGGATCGCTGTCTTATATTGTGGCTTGGATGATTACTATTATAG GAGATACCTTACGAATCCCAGATTCGGTAATGGGAATAACTTTCTTGGCAGCTGGAACCAGTGTTCCCGAAGCAGTATCCAGTGTTATCGTAACTAGACAAG GTCACGGCTCTATGGGTATAAGCAACTCGATCGGCTCCAACACTTTTGACATCCTGCTATGCTTAGGTCTACCATGGTTCATTAAAGCCACTTTTATGCCCACAATTGCAGGGAAACAATGG GTTGGTATCAACTCGGCTGGCATAGAATACAGCGCCATTTCACTGCTCTCCTCCCTGCTTATGCTATACGTGGTGTTTGCCCTTAACAAATTCAGATTGGATAAACGCGTGGGGGTGATTTGCCTGTTGATGTATGCGGTGTTTCTTATTTTAGCGAGTTTGATCGAACTCAACGCATTCTTCAGGGTTAACTTGCCGACATGCGGACGATGA
- the zyd gene encoding sodium/potassium/calcium exchanger 4 isoform X1, translating into MEQNVRTILQYLGLNCTPPAIDDFPPDLFTEGQRREGAILVHIIVSLYLFVALAVVCDNYFVPAVEKICHAFNMSADVAGATFMAAATSAPELFVNVIGTFITEGDIGVGTIVGSAVFNILAVAACCGVSAGICGVKVIPLDWWPLTRDCLAYGITVSILICIIHDERIEWYEALILVFLYVVYILIMYFDKSIQKFAKASLKHVQRLPKSERKNSNSQENNRNNKDHASEIESNINPSHLNGSLKVDALEISELREEPPKLELSSRDIEEELPFWKWPKDKGSFSQITWIITWPIRLIFFLTIPDCEKPNLKKWFPVTFLMCIIWIGSLSYIVAWMITIIGDTLRIPDSVMGITFLAAGTSVPEAVSSVIVTRQGHGSMGISNSIGSNTFDILLCLGLPWFIKATFMPTIAGKQWVGINSAGIEYSAISLLSSLLMLYVVFALNKFRLDKRVGVICLLMYAVFLILASLIELNAFFRVNLPTCGR; encoded by the exons atggaaCAAAATGTTCGGAcgattttgcaatatttag GACTTAATTGTACTCCACCGGCCATTGATGATTTTCCTCCGGATTTGTTCACAGAAGGTCAAAGACGAGAAGGAGCCATCTTAGTTCATATAATAGTTTCGTTATATCTATTCGTTGCTTTAGCTGTAGTCTGTGATAATTACTTCGTACCAGCAGTAGAAAAAATCTGCCATG CATTTAACATGTCAGCCGACGTCGCTGGTGCCACTTTCATGGCGGCAGCCACTTCGGCGCCTGAACTCTTCGTCAATGTTATCGGAACCTTCATCACCGAAGGTGACATAGGGGTAGGAACCATAGTAGGATCTGCCGTATTTAATATCCTAGCAGTAGCTGCGTGTTGTGGCGTTAGTGCTGGAATA TGTGGAGTCAAAGTGATTCCATTGGACTGGTGGCCATTGACTAGAGACTGTTTAGCGTATGGTATCACAGTTTCTATTCTTATATGCATAATCCACGATGAGAGAATCGAGTGGTACGAGGCTCTGATTTTAGTGTTTCTCTACGTTGTTTACATATTGATAATGTACTTCGATAAGTCCATTCAAAAGTTTGCCAAAG CTTCACTAAAGCACGTACAAAGACTACCAAAATCAGAgaggaaaaattcaaactcgcaggaaaataacagaaataaCAAAG ATCACGCTTCAGAAATTGAGTCGAACATCAATCCCTCACATCTAAATGGATCATTGAAGGTAGATGCCCTGGAAATTAGTGAATTGAGGGAGGAACCTCCAAAATTGGAATTGAGCAGTAGAGACATTGAGGAGGAATTGCCCTTTTGGAAGTGGCCCAAAGATAAAGGAAGTTTCAGTCAG ATCACATGGATTATTACTTGGCCAATTCGCCTCATTTTCTTCTTGACCATACCTGATTGTGAGAAAcccaacttaaaaaaatggtttccTGTAACATTTCTGATGTGTATCATCTGGATAGGATCGCTGTCTTATATTGTGGCTTGGATGATTACTATTATAG GAGATACCTTACGAATCCCAGATTCGGTAATGGGAATAACTTTCTTGGCAGCTGGAACCAGTGTTCCCGAAGCAGTATCCAGTGTTATCGTAACTAGACAAG GTCACGGCTCTATGGGTATAAGCAACTCGATCGGCTCCAACACTTTTGACATCCTGCTATGCTTAGGTCTACCATGGTTCATTAAAGCCACTTTTATGCCCACAATTGCAGGGAAACAATGG GTTGGTATCAACTCGGCTGGCATAGAATACAGCGCCATTTCACTGCTCTCCTCCCTGCTTATGCTATACGTGGTGTTTGCCCTTAACAAATTCAGATTGGATAAACGCGTGGGGGTGATTTGCCTGTTGATGTATGCGGTGTTTCTTATTTTAGCGAGTTTGATCGAACTCAACGCATTCTTCAGGGTTAACTTGCCGACATGCGGACGATGA
- the zyd gene encoding sodium/potassium/calcium exchanger 4 isoform X4, with protein sequence MEQNVRTILQYLGLNCTPPAIDDFPPDLFTEGQRREGAILVHIIVSLYLFVALAVVCDNYFVPAVEKICHAFNMSADVAGATFMAAATSAPELFVNVIGTFITEGDIGVGTIVGSAVFNILAVAACCGVSAGICGVKVIPLDWWPLTRDCLAYGITVSILICIIHDERIEWYEALILVFLYVVYILIMYFDKSIQKFAKASLKHVQRLPKSERKNSNSQENNRNNKEIESNINPSHLNGSLKVDALEISELREEPPKLELSSRDIEEELPFWKWPKDKGSFSQITWIITWPIRLIFFLTIPDCEKPNLKKWFPVTFLMCIIWIGSLSYIVAWMITIIGDTLRIPDSVMGITFLAAGTSVPEAVSSVIVTRQGHGSMGISNSIGSNTFDILLCLGLPWFIKATFMPTIAGKQWVGINSAGIEYSAISLLSSLLMLYVVFALNKFRLDKRVGVICLLMYAVFLILASLIELNAFFRVNLPTCGR encoded by the exons atggaaCAAAATGTTCGGAcgattttgcaatatttag GACTTAATTGTACTCCACCGGCCATTGATGATTTTCCTCCGGATTTGTTCACAGAAGGTCAAAGACGAGAAGGAGCCATCTTAGTTCATATAATAGTTTCGTTATATCTATTCGTTGCTTTAGCTGTAGTCTGTGATAATTACTTCGTACCAGCAGTAGAAAAAATCTGCCATG CATTTAACATGTCAGCCGACGTCGCTGGTGCCACTTTCATGGCGGCAGCCACTTCGGCGCCTGAACTCTTCGTCAATGTTATCGGAACCTTCATCACCGAAGGTGACATAGGGGTAGGAACCATAGTAGGATCTGCCGTATTTAATATCCTAGCAGTAGCTGCGTGTTGTGGCGTTAGTGCTGGAATA TGTGGAGTCAAAGTGATTCCATTGGACTGGTGGCCATTGACTAGAGACTGTTTAGCGTATGGTATCACAGTTTCTATTCTTATATGCATAATCCACGATGAGAGAATCGAGTGGTACGAGGCTCTGATTTTAGTGTTTCTCTACGTTGTTTACATATTGATAATGTACTTCGATAAGTCCATTCAAAAGTTTGCCAAAG CTTCACTAAAGCACGTACAAAGACTACCAAAATCAGAgaggaaaaattcaaactcgcaggaaaataacagaaataaCAAAG AAATTGAGTCGAACATCAATCCCTCACATCTAAATGGATCATTGAAGGTAGATGCCCTGGAAATTAGTGAATTGAGGGAGGAACCTCCAAAATTGGAATTGAGCAGTAGAGACATTGAGGAGGAATTGCCCTTTTGGAAGTGGCCCAAAGATAAAGGAAGTTTCAGTCAG ATCACATGGATTATTACTTGGCCAATTCGCCTCATTTTCTTCTTGACCATACCTGATTGTGAGAAAcccaacttaaaaaaatggtttccTGTAACATTTCTGATGTGTATCATCTGGATAGGATCGCTGTCTTATATTGTGGCTTGGATGATTACTATTATAG GAGATACCTTACGAATCCCAGATTCGGTAATGGGAATAACTTTCTTGGCAGCTGGAACCAGTGTTCCCGAAGCAGTATCCAGTGTTATCGTAACTAGACAAG GTCACGGCTCTATGGGTATAAGCAACTCGATCGGCTCCAACACTTTTGACATCCTGCTATGCTTAGGTCTACCATGGTTCATTAAAGCCACTTTTATGCCCACAATTGCAGGGAAACAATGG GTTGGTATCAACTCGGCTGGCATAGAATACAGCGCCATTTCACTGCTCTCCTCCCTGCTTATGCTATACGTGGTGTTTGCCCTTAACAAATTCAGATTGGATAAACGCGTGGGGGTGATTTGCCTGTTGATGTATGCGGTGTTTCTTATTTTAGCGAGTTTGATCGAACTCAACGCATTCTTCAGGGTTAACTTGCCGACATGCGGACGATGA
- the zyd gene encoding sodium/potassium/calcium exchanger 3 isoform X6, translating into MMEVIGLNCTPPAIDDFPPDLFTEGQRREGAILVHIIVSLYLFVALAVVCDNYFVPAVEKICHAFNMSADVAGATFMAAATSAPELFVNVIGTFITEGDIGVGTIVGSAVFNILAVAACCGVSAGICGVKVIPLDWWPLTRDCLAYGITVSILICIIHDERIEWYEALILVFLYVVYILIMYFDKSIQKFAKASLKHVQRLPKSERKNSNSQENNRNNKDHASEIESNINPSHLNGSLKVDALEISELREEPPKLELSSRDIEEELPFWKWPKDKGSFSQITWIITWPIRLIFFLTIPDCEKPNLKKWFPVTFLMCIIWIGSLSYIVAWMITIIGDTLRIPDSVMGITFLAAGTSVPEAVSSVIVTRQGHGSMGISNSIGSNTFDILLCLGLPWFIKATFMPTIAGKQWVGINSAGIEYSAISLLSSLLMLYVVFALNKFRLDKRVGVICLLMYAVFLILASLIELNAFFRVNLPTCGR; encoded by the exons ATGATGGAGGTGATAG GACTTAATTGTACTCCACCGGCCATTGATGATTTTCCTCCGGATTTGTTCACAGAAGGTCAAAGACGAGAAGGAGCCATCTTAGTTCATATAATAGTTTCGTTATATCTATTCGTTGCTTTAGCTGTAGTCTGTGATAATTACTTCGTACCAGCAGTAGAAAAAATCTGCCATG CATTTAACATGTCAGCCGACGTCGCTGGTGCCACTTTCATGGCGGCAGCCACTTCGGCGCCTGAACTCTTCGTCAATGTTATCGGAACCTTCATCACCGAAGGTGACATAGGGGTAGGAACCATAGTAGGATCTGCCGTATTTAATATCCTAGCAGTAGCTGCGTGTTGTGGCGTTAGTGCTGGAATA TGTGGAGTCAAAGTGATTCCATTGGACTGGTGGCCATTGACTAGAGACTGTTTAGCGTATGGTATCACAGTTTCTATTCTTATATGCATAATCCACGATGAGAGAATCGAGTGGTACGAGGCTCTGATTTTAGTGTTTCTCTACGTTGTTTACATATTGATAATGTACTTCGATAAGTCCATTCAAAAGTTTGCCAAAG CTTCACTAAAGCACGTACAAAGACTACCAAAATCAGAgaggaaaaattcaaactcgcaggaaaataacagaaataaCAAAG ATCACGCTTCAGAAATTGAGTCGAACATCAATCCCTCACATCTAAATGGATCATTGAAGGTAGATGCCCTGGAAATTAGTGAATTGAGGGAGGAACCTCCAAAATTGGAATTGAGCAGTAGAGACATTGAGGAGGAATTGCCCTTTTGGAAGTGGCCCAAAGATAAAGGAAGTTTCAGTCAG ATCACATGGATTATTACTTGGCCAATTCGCCTCATTTTCTTCTTGACCATACCTGATTGTGAGAAAcccaacttaaaaaaatggtttccTGTAACATTTCTGATGTGTATCATCTGGATAGGATCGCTGTCTTATATTGTGGCTTGGATGATTACTATTATAG GAGATACCTTACGAATCCCAGATTCGGTAATGGGAATAACTTTCTTGGCAGCTGGAACCAGTGTTCCCGAAGCAGTATCCAGTGTTATCGTAACTAGACAAG GTCACGGCTCTATGGGTATAAGCAACTCGATCGGCTCCAACACTTTTGACATCCTGCTATGCTTAGGTCTACCATGGTTCATTAAAGCCACTTTTATGCCCACAATTGCAGGGAAACAATGG GTTGGTATCAACTCGGCTGGCATAGAATACAGCGCCATTTCACTGCTCTCCTCCCTGCTTATGCTATACGTGGTGTTTGCCCTTAACAAATTCAGATTGGATAAACGCGTGGGGGTGATTTGCCTGTTGATGTATGCGGTGTTTCTTATTTTAGCGAGTTTGATCGAACTCAACGCATTCTTCAGGGTTAACTTGCCGACATGCGGACGATGA
- the zyd gene encoding sodium/potassium/calcium exchanger 3 isoform X7 yields the protein MSADVAGATFMAAATSAPELFVNVIGTFITEGDIGVGTIVGSAVFNILAVAACCGVSAGICGVKVIPLDWWPLTRDCLAYGITVSILICIIHDERIEWYEALILVFLYVVYILIMYFDKSIQKFAKASLKHVQRLPKSERKNSNSQENNRNNKDHASEIESNINPSHLNGSLKVDALEISELREEPPKLELSSRDIEEELPFWKWPKDKGSFSQITWIITWPIRLIFFLTIPDCEKPNLKKWFPVTFLMCIIWIGSLSYIVAWMITIIGDTLRIPDSVMGITFLAAGTSVPEAVSSVIVTRQGHGSMGISNSIGSNTFDILLCLGLPWFIKATFMPTIAGKQWVGINSAGIEYSAISLLSSLLMLYVVFALNKFRLDKRVGVICLLMYAVFLILASLIELNAFFRVNLPTCGR from the exons ATGTCAGCCGACGTCGCTGGTGCCACTTTCATGGCGGCAGCCACTTCGGCGCCTGAACTCTTCGTCAATGTTATCGGAACCTTCATCACCGAAGGTGACATAGGGGTAGGAACCATAGTAGGATCTGCCGTATTTAATATCCTAGCAGTAGCTGCGTGTTGTGGCGTTAGTGCTGGAATA TGTGGAGTCAAAGTGATTCCATTGGACTGGTGGCCATTGACTAGAGACTGTTTAGCGTATGGTATCACAGTTTCTATTCTTATATGCATAATCCACGATGAGAGAATCGAGTGGTACGAGGCTCTGATTTTAGTGTTTCTCTACGTTGTTTACATATTGATAATGTACTTCGATAAGTCCATTCAAAAGTTTGCCAAAG CTTCACTAAAGCACGTACAAAGACTACCAAAATCAGAgaggaaaaattcaaactcgcaggaaaataacagaaataaCAAAG ATCACGCTTCAGAAATTGAGTCGAACATCAATCCCTCACATCTAAATGGATCATTGAAGGTAGATGCCCTGGAAATTAGTGAATTGAGGGAGGAACCTCCAAAATTGGAATTGAGCAGTAGAGACATTGAGGAGGAATTGCCCTTTTGGAAGTGGCCCAAAGATAAAGGAAGTTTCAGTCAG ATCACATGGATTATTACTTGGCCAATTCGCCTCATTTTCTTCTTGACCATACCTGATTGTGAGAAAcccaacttaaaaaaatggtttccTGTAACATTTCTGATGTGTATCATCTGGATAGGATCGCTGTCTTATATTGTGGCTTGGATGATTACTATTATAG GAGATACCTTACGAATCCCAGATTCGGTAATGGGAATAACTTTCTTGGCAGCTGGAACCAGTGTTCCCGAAGCAGTATCCAGTGTTATCGTAACTAGACAAG GTCACGGCTCTATGGGTATAAGCAACTCGATCGGCTCCAACACTTTTGACATCCTGCTATGCTTAGGTCTACCATGGTTCATTAAAGCCACTTTTATGCCCACAATTGCAGGGAAACAATGG GTTGGTATCAACTCGGCTGGCATAGAATACAGCGCCATTTCACTGCTCTCCTCCCTGCTTATGCTATACGTGGTGTTTGCCCTTAACAAATTCAGATTGGATAAACGCGTGGGGGTGATTTGCCTGTTGATGTATGCGGTGTTTCTTATTTTAGCGAGTTTGATCGAACTCAACGCATTCTTCAGGGTTAACTTGCCGACATGCGGACGATGA